Genomic window (Candidatus Omnitrophota bacterium):
TTAAAGACGGACGTGTTTGCGTGACGCAGGGTATTCGCAAGTTACTGAATGAAGAAGAATTACGTGCTGTTGTCGGGCATGAGTTGGCGCATATAAAAAACCGCGATGTCTTAACGATCACGCTTTTGTCGGTTATTCCAATGATTATGTATCGTATTGCTTGGCATTTTATGTTCATGGGAAGGCGGCGCGATGACCGCGGGAATACCATTTTAATAGGAGTGGCGGCATTCTTTTTTTATTTTATAACTAACCTTTTAGTTTTGTATGCATCTCGGGTTCGGGAATATTTTGCCGACAAAGGTTCTATTGAAATGGGCAATCGGCCGGAGGCTTTAGCGTCGGCGCTTTATAAGCTTGTTTATGGGTCTGCGCGCATGGACCGAGAATCTCTCAAGGAAGCCGAAGGCTTAAAAGCTTTCTTTGTCAATGATCCGTCGAGAGCTCTTCATGAGATCCGTGACTTGGCTCAACTTGATCTAGATCGTAGCGGCACCATTGATTCATCTGAGCTTGCTGTTTTACGCAATAAAAAGATCGCTCTTAATCTTGGCGACCGGTTGATGGAAGCTTTGAGCACGCATCCGAATATGCTTAAGCGTATTCGGCATCTTTCCGAATATACTAATAACTAATTTTATGGCGAATTTTTCCTTTGATATTGTTTCCGAAGTTGACCTGCAGGAAGTTGATAATGCGGTCAATCAGGCTAAAAAAGAATTAGCACAGCGCTATGATTTTAAGGGAAGCAAAGCGTCCATTGATTATAATCGCGCGGAAAATAAAATTACGCTGGTCGGGGATGATGATTACAAATTGCGCGCCTTGTCGGATATTTTAGCCGGAAAAATGACAAAGAGAAGTATTTCACTTAAGGCGCTTGATTTTAAGGAAGCACAGCAGGCGTTTGAAGGCACGTTGCGCCAGGTGATCGAAATTACGAGCGGGATCCCAAAAGAGAAAGCAAAAGATTTAGTTAAGATCATTAAGGATCTAGGTTTAAAAGTTCAGTCGCAAATTGATGGGGACAAGATAAGAGTATCCTCACCTAAGAAAGATGATCTGCAGTCGGTGATCGCGCATTTACGCAGCATTGATTTTCCACTGGCGTTGAGCTTTAATAATTTTCGATAAAAATTTTTTAAAATCACATTGGACATTTTTAGTAATCTGCCTTCAAAAATATCCAATAAAGACGTTGACACGCCCAGACAGCAGCGATAACATTAAATTGTATCCGATTGAAATCACCTGATTATTGTTGGTTTGATAAGTAGATTAAAAGGTTGGTTTTGGCCTTTTTAAAGCGGGATTTTTCTACCCTAGGAGGGGCAAAGATGTTGGTAAATATTATTTTATTCTTCTTGGTGGCCAAGTTGATGTTTTCAGTTTTTGGCCTTCGGGAAGAGCAGGATTATGAGGATTAAAAATTTAAAATTTATTTAAGAATTTAGGAAAGGAGCACAGCCAGGGAAGGCAAGAAAAAATTTTGTTTTGGATTTGGAAAAGAAGTTTAAACCGGATTTATTCATACATATTTTAAGAAAGAGAAGGGGTACCGTGAGAAAAATTTTAGTTGTTCTTTTTGTTGCAGGTATTTTTGTGTACGGTTGCGAGCAGAAAAAAGAGTTGACCGAATCACCATTTGAAAGCCAAGTGATCACCAATGATGCTATTTCATCCAATGAAGTCATTTCTTTAGTGGAAAGTGGACAAGGTGTTATTGAACCGGTGCCTAGCATACCAGAAGAAGCACCGATGGGAGTAATTGAGCCGGACATGTCTGTTATCGGCAAACCCACATCTCAGCAGATCCAGCAGGCATTAAAGAATGCCGGGCTGTATGAGGGCGATGTTGATGGCAAGATTGGCCCCAAGAGCAAAAAAGCTATTCAGGATTTTCAAACACAGAATAATTTAAAAGCTGATGGCAAAGTTGGGCCCAAGACGTGGCAAAAACTTCAGCCATTTTTGAGTATGTCGGCAGCAGGGGCAACAACAGGCGCAATTTCCAATTAATGATGTAGCCGATGTTTTGAAGGATACGCCCTATTAGAAAAGCTGATAGGGCGTATTCATTTAGGGAGCAATTGTATTTTGTGTTAATTGAAGCGGGAAAAGTTCAAGATTTTCTGGAAATATTCAGAAAATGTGTATAATAATGTTTAACATTAGGGTTTTTAGGTGCTTAAGATAACTAAACAGGAGGAGAGAATGCAAAGAGTTATAGGTTTAATGGCTGTTGCTGTTCTATTTCTGGCAGGGTGCGCAACAACACAAAAAGCTCAAGAGTCACAAATGCAGCAGCTTCAAGATCGAATTACCTATCTTGAGTCTGAATTGGATAAGACACATCAGCAAGTTCAGGGGCTTGAATCAGAGCTCGTTAAAACTCAAGAAGCGAGCGTGGTTGCTGCGCCAAAAACAACGCACAAAAATATTCGCGTTGAAGGCGTTTCGGTCAGCGACGTCCAGGCAGCTTTAAAAAATGCCGGACATTATTCCGGGAACATTGACGGAAAAATGGGCCCGCAAACCAAAGAAGCGGTTAAAGCCTTCCAAGCGGCCAATGATCTTAATCCTGACGGTGTTGTGGGAAAAAAGACATGGTCTCTATTAAATAAATAGCTTTGAACACGTTTTAAATCCTTTGCTGCACATCTTTTGTCTATGCACTACTTGACCGAGCAAAACATCTTTATTTTTCTAGTTCAAGTTTTTCTTTTGCTCGGTTTTGCGCGCGGGCTTGGCGAGTTGTCGCGCTTTTGGAAACAGCCTCCTATTACGGCTGAAATTCTCGTTGGTATCATCCTCGGGCCGACGATTTTCGGCCGCTTCCTTCCTGCACTGCATCAATCTCTTTTTCCTGCTGATCCGATCCAAGAAGGTATGTTGGAAACCATTTCCTGGCTTGGAGTTCTTTTCCTGCTTCTTGAGGCAGGGCTAGAGACGGATTTCTCCAGTGCGTGGCGTCATCGTGGAAATGCCCTAAAGATCGCCCTCGCCGATACGATCATTCCGATGGCGATCTCATTTACCTTGTGTTTTTACCTTTCCGATAAATACCTTGCCGATCCCGAACGTCGCTTAACATTTAATCTTTTTATGGCAACGGTCATGACCATCAGCGCCATGCCGGTTGCGGTAAGAGTTTTGCATGATCTGCATCTTACGAAAACCGACTTAGGCTTTCTTATTATTTCCGCGCTCTCCGTTAATGACATTATTGGATGGTTAGTTTTTACGCTCGTCTTGGGGCTTTTCACGCAATCTAATCTTGAGATTTATCGGGTTATCTTGATTTTTGTTATAACGATCGGCTTTACCGTATTTTGTTTAACCGCCGGCAGGAATTTTGCCAATACCGTTATTTCCAAGATCAAAGAAAAAAATATGCCCGAACCGGGCACGTCACTTACCTTTATTTGCCTATTGGGATTACTTGTCGGTGCTATTACACAAAAGCTGGGAATTCACGCATTGTTTGGGTTTTTCATTGCCGGGATCATGGCGGGCCAGGCGCGGGCGCTTTCAGAGAAAACGCGGCAAGTTATTTCGCAAATGGTTTATGCTATTTTTGTCCCCTTATTCTTTGCCAGCATTGGTTTGAAGGTTGATTTCATTGCCAACTTTGATATCTATTTGATTTTGTTTGTAAGCGGCGTTGGGATCGTCGGGCGATTTTTGGGCGCCTATTTTGGTGTTATGTTGACACAGCTTTCAACCGCTAATCGCTTATCGGTAGCTATTGCTCATATTCCGGGTGGTGCCATGGAAATTGTTATTGCCGCGTTTGCATTGAAGCATCAGCTGATCACGGCTCCTGTGTTCGTGGCTGTTGTTTTTGCGGCTGTTATTTCCTCGCTTTTGGTTGGTCCGTGGCTTAGTTTCTCGGTTAAACGCCGCAGGGAAGTCAGCGCGTTGGAATATTTCTCGCCTCGCGCCATTGTTTCTAATTTAAAATCGATCGAACGCAGCCGCGCTATTGAAGAGATTTGCCGGATCACCGCTGATCAAGAAAGTTTCTTGGATGCGGAAAATCTTTACGGCATGGTTATGGCGCGTGAAAATAATATGGGAACGGCCATTGAAGAAGGAGTTGCTATTCCGCACGCGCGCTTACCGCTTTTAAAGCGGCCCATTATTGCCTTTGGGCGTTCGGTGTCAGGAATAGAATGGAACTCTCCGGACGGAAAACCGACACAATTCATCTTTTTAATTCTTACGCCTCGGGCTGACGACGAATTCCAGGTACAGATCTTAACGCTCATCGCAAAAATGATGAGTCGTGTTGAAGTTAGAGAGGTTCTTTTGCAGGCGGCCGACGAGGATACGATTTGGCGTCTTTTGCAGAAAGAATTGACTGCAGAGCGCATTGTTCGACAAAAAACAAACGGCCGATAAAAAATAAAAGACTTCAATTTTAATATGCCGACTGATTTAATAACTTTCCAATTCAAAAATAAATCGTTATAATGTGGTGTTTTTAAAATCAGGGAACCATCATCCAAGGAGAGCGAAATGTTGTTTAATTTTATTCCTCAAGAATTCAATTTTTTTGATATGTTTGAACGCCAGGTTGGTTATGCGGTCGAGGCTTCCGATTATTTCTCCGATCTTGTTAAGGGAGGAAAATTCGACGAAGCAGCGCTTAAGCGAATTCAGATCCTGGAGCATCAGGGTGATGATTGCGCTCATGCGATCATCGAACAGCTCAATAAGACTTTTATCACTCCCTTTGACCGTGAAGACATTTATGCCCTAACTAAGGAGATAGACGATATCATTGACATGATGAATACCATTGTCAATCGCCTGGTTGTTTATAAGATCTCTGGTGTTGATAAAAATCTCGTTGAATTTTCTAGGGTTATTAAAGACTCAGTTTCCGGTATTTCCGCGGCAGTTAAGGCGCTACGTAATAGCAAAAAATCCAAAGTCGCTTTAGAATCGTGCGTTGAAGTTCATCGTTTGGAAAATGTTGGTGACGCGATGAGAGATAAAGTTTTGGCGGAATTGTTTGAAACTCAAAAAAATGACCCCATTGCGGTTATTAAATGGAAAGAAATTTACGAGGATTCTGAAACCCTTTTGGATATTTGCGAAGATGTTGCTCATGTTGTTGAATCGATCCTCGTTAAGCAGGCCTAAACTATGACACCTGAGATCCTTTTGCTTATTGCCTTAGCGTTGGCATTTGATTTTTTGAACGGTTTTCATGATTCCGCCAATTCCATCGCGACGGTTGTCTCGACCAGGGTTTTGTCGCCCAAATTTGCCGTTATGTGGGCAGCTTTCTTTAATTTCGTTGCGTTTCTTTTCTTTGGTGTCCATGTGGCTAATACGATAGGGAAAGGAATCATTGATATCGCCATTGTTGATAAGGCGATAATTTTTTCGACGCTTATGGGAGCTTGTATTTGGAATATCATCACATGGTATTTTGGGCTTCCAACGAGTTCTTCGCACGCTCTTATCGGAGGAATGATCGGTGCTGGCTTGGTTAAAGCGGGATCATCGGCGCTTGTCATGAAAGGGATCCAAAAAACAGTCGTATTTATTTTTGTTTCACCGATTGCCGGGCTTATTCTTGGTTTAAGTATCGGTATTTTGGTTTATTGGCTGTTTCGGCGCAGTAACCCGACCAGGGTTGATCACTTATTTCGTAAAGGGCAATTATTTTCAGCTGCTCTTTATAGTATTGGGCATGGCGGAAACGATGCGCAGAAGACCATGGGAATTATCGCAAGCCTTTTGTTTAGCGCCGGCCTTCTGGGAGATAAATTCTATGTTCCGATGTGGGTTGCGCTTTTGTGTTATGGAGCTATTTCAATGGGAACTATGTTTGGTGGTTGGAGAATTGTTAAAACCATGGGGCAAAAGGTCGCAAAATTAAAGCCGGTTGACGGTTTTTGTGCCGAAACAGGGGCTGCTATTACTCTTTTTACTGCTTCATCATTTGGTATTCCGGTCAGCACGACACATACCATTACCGGTTCAATTATGGGCATTGGATCATTGAAACGTTTAAGCGCTGTCCGTTGGGGTGTTGCCGGACGCATTATTTGGGCCTGGATATTGACGATCCCTTGTTCTGCCGGTATTTCTGCTACTGCGTATTTCTTAAGCCGCTCTTGGATTCATTAAAAATAAAATTAATTTAGGAAATGATGAAAGCAATTCGAATCCATAAAACCGGTGGCCCGGAAGTTTTGACGGTGGAAGAAATTCCGGATCCCGTTGTTGGGCCCAAAGATGTTTTAGTCGAAATTACGGCTAGCGGGTTGAATTTTATCGATGTCTACTTTCGCGAAGGGATCTACCCGATCCCGCTTCCGACAACGCTTGGCTTTGAAGGCGCCGGAGTTGTTGTCGCGATAGGTAAAGAGGTCAAAGATTTTAAAGTTAATGATTTCGTTGCGTACGTTGGCATTCTAGGATCGTATGCAAAACGCAGCATTGTTCCCGAAAGCCGCCTGGTAAAAGTTCCGAAAAAAATTCCTCTCAAAAAAGCAGCGGCGATGATGGTTCAGGGAATTACGGCGCAATATCTGACAATGTCAACCTTTCCGCTAAAAAAGGGCGATGTCTGCCTTGTCCATGCGGCGGCCGGAGGCGTTGGGCTTTTACTTTGCCAGATTGCCAAGTTGTTGGGCGCAAAAGTTATCGGAACGGTTTCGACCGAGGAAAAAGCGAAACTGGCCAAAGACGCCGGATGCGATCACGTGATCTTGTATTCAAAGGCAGACTTTGTTCCCGAAGTAAAACAAATAACAAAAGGTATTGGTGTTAATGTCGTTTATGACGGCGTAGGTAAGGCGACTTTCGAAAAAAGTTTAGATTGCCTAAAGCCGCGCGGCATGATGGTTTTATTTGGCCAAGCAAGCGGCGTTGTTCCTCCGATGGATTTAGGGATTTTGAACCGTAAAGGGTCATTGTTTGTGACGAGGCCCGGTATGAATTCATACATTGAGACAACACAAGAATTGCGTGCGCGGGCAGGGCAAGTTTTTGATTGGGTATTAAAAGGCCAGCTTAATGTGCATATTAGCCGTGAATTTTCTTTTGAGCAAATTAGCGAAGCGCACAAAATGCTGGAAGGGCGTAAAACAACAGGAAAAGTTCTAATTATTCCTTAATGATAAGTGGAGGAAGGTTATGAGCAAAACAATTATTATTGGTAAGAAAAGCGATATTCCGATCGGTAAATCTATATCGGTTGACATAGAAGGAAAAAAGGTTGCCGTTTTTAATGTCGGTGGGAAATATTACGCGATCGGCGATGAGTGTACTCATGCCGGAGCGTCTTTATCCGAAGGCTCTTGCGAGGGGGAGGTTGTTACCTGTCCTTGGCATGGGGCAAAATTCAGCTTAACCAATGGCGCGGCCTTGGAAGCGCCGGCTTTTGAAGGTGTTGCGACATATAGAATTGTTTTAAATGGCGATGATGTTGCCGTAGAAGTTTAAATGTTTTATGGCCTTCACTTAGCCCATATTTATTATGGGCTATTTTATTTTCTTAGGTTTTAAAAAAATGAAAAAAATCATCATTAAGACAAAAGTTGTTATTTTTGACATGGATGGGGTGATTACCGATACTATGCCGGATCACTTTAAAGCATGGAAAATAATCTTTGCCCAGGAAGGTATTCATGTCAGTCACGAAGATGTTTACCGTCGGGAAGGGCAAAGGGGAATTGATAGCGTGAGGGAAATATTTGCCGCGCATGGAAAATCGGTGAGTCGTCAGCAGGCAACGAATATCTTAAAGAGAAAAGAAAAATTATTTAAGAAAATTGTGCGGGTACGCTTTATAAAAGGCTCCCGAAAATTCTTAAAAGATCTTTATCGGCATAATTTTCTTTTGGCGTTAGTGACCGGGACGGCCCGGCATGAAGTTGTTAAAATACTTCCCGTTCATTTAAGCAAGCTGTTCAATGTGATGATAACCGGAAGCGATGTGAAAGAAGGCAAGCCGCATCCGGAACCGTTCCAAAGGGCTTTAAAACTTTTAAATATTAAGCCAGCTGATGCTGTTGTTGTTGAGAACGCGCCTTTTGGAATACGTTCGGCGAAAGCCGCGCGGTTGCGCTGCATTGCCATTGAAACATCTTTGCCGCGTTCGTTTCTAAACGAAGCAGACTATATTTTCTCTTCCGTGGGAGACTTAGAGAAGAAAACTTCTTTCATCTTGCGTGCCTAAGGCGATCGATCAGCCTTTACGGAAGAATATTTTCGTATATAATAGGCACGAGGCTTACAGGAGACCGTTTCAACCGTG
Coding sequences:
- a CDS encoding zinc metalloprotease HtpX encodes the protein MFSLHMRMGLLLAALFAIIYAVITMAGTMMGVTNFYVYFAIAIGMMLIQYMIGPKIVEWTMRVRYVKKEQEPQLYRMVEELAEKAGVPVPRVCISDVNIPNAFAFGRGVKDGRVCVTQGIRKLLNEEELRAVVGHELAHIKNRDVLTITLLSVIPMIMYRIAWHFMFMGRRRDDRGNTILIGVAAFFFYFITNLLVLYASRVREYFADKGSIEMGNRPEALASALYKLVYGSARMDRESLKEAEGLKAFFVNDPSRALHEIRDLAQLDLDRSGTIDSSELAVLRNKKIALNLGDRLMEALSTHPNMLKRIRHLSEYTNN
- a CDS encoding YajQ family cyclic di-GMP-binding protein, with the translated sequence MANFSFDIVSEVDLQEVDNAVNQAKKELAQRYDFKGSKASIDYNRAENKITLVGDDDYKLRALSDILAGKMTKRSISLKALDFKEAQQAFEGTLRQVIEITSGIPKEKAKDLVKIIKDLGLKVQSQIDGDKIRVSSPKKDDLQSVIAHLRSIDFPLALSFNNFR
- a CDS encoding peptidoglycan-binding domain-containing protein: MRKILVVLFVAGIFVYGCEQKKELTESPFESQVITNDAISSNEVISLVESGQGVIEPVPSIPEEAPMGVIEPDMSVIGKPTSQQIQQALKNAGLYEGDVDGKIGPKSKKAIQDFQTQNNLKADGKVGPKTWQKLQPFLSMSAAGATTGAISN
- a CDS encoding peptidoglycan-binding protein, whose protein sequence is MQRVIGLMAVAVLFLAGCATTQKAQESQMQQLQDRITYLESELDKTHQQVQGLESELVKTQEASVVAAPKTTHKNIRVEGVSVSDVQAALKNAGHYSGNIDGKMGPQTKEAVKAFQAANDLNPDGVVGKKTWSLLNK
- a CDS encoding cation:proton antiporter, with translation MHYLTEQNIFIFLVQVFLLLGFARGLGELSRFWKQPPITAEILVGIILGPTIFGRFLPALHQSLFPADPIQEGMLETISWLGVLFLLLEAGLETDFSSAWRHRGNALKIALADTIIPMAISFTLCFYLSDKYLADPERRLTFNLFMATVMTISAMPVAVRVLHDLHLTKTDLGFLIISALSVNDIIGWLVFTLVLGLFTQSNLEIYRVILIFVITIGFTVFCLTAGRNFANTVISKIKEKNMPEPGTSLTFICLLGLLVGAITQKLGIHALFGFFIAGIMAGQARALSEKTRQVISQMVYAIFVPLFFASIGLKVDFIANFDIYLILFVSGVGIVGRFLGAYFGVMLTQLSTANRLSVAIAHIPGGAMEIVIAAFALKHQLITAPVFVAVVFAAVISSLLVGPWLSFSVKRRREVSALEYFSPRAIVSNLKSIERSRAIEEICRITADQESFLDAENLYGMVMARENNMGTAIEEGVAIPHARLPLLKRPIIAFGRSVSGIEWNSPDGKPTQFIFLILTPRADDEFQVQILTLIAKMMSRVEVREVLLQAADEDTIWRLLQKELTAERIVRQKTNGR
- a CDS encoding DUF47 family protein codes for the protein MLFNFIPQEFNFFDMFERQVGYAVEASDYFSDLVKGGKFDEAALKRIQILEHQGDDCAHAIIEQLNKTFITPFDREDIYALTKEIDDIIDMMNTIVNRLVVYKISGVDKNLVEFSRVIKDSVSGISAAVKALRNSKKSKVALESCVEVHRLENVGDAMRDKVLAELFETQKNDPIAVIKWKEIYEDSETLLDICEDVAHVVESILVKQA
- a CDS encoding inorganic phosphate transporter produces the protein MTPEILLLIALALAFDFLNGFHDSANSIATVVSTRVLSPKFAVMWAAFFNFVAFLFFGVHVANTIGKGIIDIAIVDKAIIFSTLMGACIWNIITWYFGLPTSSSHALIGGMIGAGLVKAGSSALVMKGIQKTVVFIFVSPIAGLILGLSIGILVYWLFRRSNPTRVDHLFRKGQLFSAALYSIGHGGNDAQKTMGIIASLLFSAGLLGDKFYVPMWVALLCYGAISMGTMFGGWRIVKTMGQKVAKLKPVDGFCAETGAAITLFTASSFGIPVSTTHTITGSIMGIGSLKRLSAVRWGVAGRIIWAWILTIPCSAGISATAYFLSRSWIH
- a CDS encoding quinone oxidoreductase, which codes for MMKAIRIHKTGGPEVLTVEEIPDPVVGPKDVLVEITASGLNFIDVYFREGIYPIPLPTTLGFEGAGVVVAIGKEVKDFKVNDFVAYVGILGSYAKRSIVPESRLVKVPKKIPLKKAAAMMVQGITAQYLTMSTFPLKKGDVCLVHAAAGGVGLLLCQIAKLLGAKVIGTVSTEEKAKLAKDAGCDHVILYSKADFVPEVKQITKGIGVNVVYDGVGKATFEKSLDCLKPRGMMVLFGQASGVVPPMDLGILNRKGSLFVTRPGMNSYIETTQELRARAGQVFDWVLKGQLNVHISREFSFEQISEAHKMLEGRKTTGKVLIIP
- a CDS encoding non-heme iron oxygenase ferredoxin subunit, producing the protein MSKTIIIGKKSDIPIGKSISVDIEGKKVAVFNVGGKYYAIGDECTHAGASLSEGSCEGEVVTCPWHGAKFSLTNGAALEAPAFEGVATYRIVLNGDDVAVEV
- a CDS encoding HAD family phosphatase; amino-acid sequence: MKKIIIKTKVVIFDMDGVITDTMPDHFKAWKIIFAQEGIHVSHEDVYRREGQRGIDSVREIFAAHGKSVSRQQATNILKRKEKLFKKIVRVRFIKGSRKFLKDLYRHNFLLALVTGTARHEVVKILPVHLSKLFNVMITGSDVKEGKPHPEPFQRALKLLNIKPADAVVVENAPFGIRSAKAARLRCIAIETSLPRSFLNEADYIFSSVGDLEKKTSFILRA